The window GGCACGTTGGAGCGGGTATTGATTCGCAAGGACCAGATCGAGGACCGGCGCAACCTGCGGACGTCGGCGATGCCGGCGTTCGGCCAGATGCTGACGCCCGCGCAGGTGGCCGACGTGGCGGCGTTCCTGCTCACGCAGAAGGTCAAGCCGGGTGATCCGGAGCCGAAGTCTGCGCCCGTGAAGCCCGACTCGCCCGCCGGTTCCTCCGCGCCGACGGCCGCCGGCCCGCCGCCGAAGCCGGTGATCGCTGCCGATTCGCCGTTCGGGCTGCAGTTCGCCGGCGGAAAGCTGCTGATCACCCACGGCAAGTCGCCCGTGGCGGAATTCGTGTTCGAAGACCTGTCGGTTCTGCGACCGTGCTTCGCCAACGTGCACGGGCCGAAGGGGACGAGGCTGACGCGGAATTTTCCCCCGGTCGCCGGCGACAACGACCATCCCACCATGCACCCTGGCATCGCCTACGGGTTCGGCAGCCTCGGCGGGGATGATTTCTGGAGGAACAAGGGACGGATCAGGCACGTCTCCTTCTCTGCTCCTCCCACGGCGACCAAGGACCGGGTCACGTTCGCGACCGAAAGCGATCTCGTGTCGTCGGCCGGGAAGAGGCTGGGGGCCGTCACCAACAAGTGCACGCTGCTCGCCCGGCCATCCGGCTGGCTGCTGATATGGGACGCGACGTTCCGTTCCGACGACGCCGACTTCGCGTTCGGTGATGCCGAGGAGATGGGCTTCTGCGCCCGGATGGCGACGGACCTCAGGGAGATAGCCGGCGGGCAGATCGTCGCGAGCGATGGCCAGAAGACGGCCAAGGAGACCTGGGGCCGGCCGGCCGCGTGGTGCGACTACTCCGGCGGGAAGGAAGGTTCGCTGCGGGGCATCACGCTCATGTCGGCGCCGGGGAATTTCCGCGAGTCGTGGTGGCACAACCGCGACTACGGCGTGTTCGTCGCCAATCCATTCGGTCGGGCGGCGATGAAGCAGGGGGCGCCGAGCACGGTGACGGTCAAGAAGGGAGAGTCGCTGCGGCTGATGTACGGGGCGATGCTGCACGACGGGGCCGATTACGACCCGGCGGTGGCCTACCGGGAGTTCGTCGCCGTCGTCGAAAAGTGACAGCAGCCTCCGGTGCCGTGACCGTCGCCCCCATGCCCGCCGGTCGTGGCGTCGCCCCGCTTGCCGACGTTGTCTTCCCAGGCCGCCCCATCCGCCGCGCGAAAGAGCATGGCTCGCACGCCAGCCCTGTGCGGCGAGAACCTTCCCGTCGTTCCCGCCGGCGATCCCGATCCGGGAGTGCCGTCAGCGGACCAGACTGGCGAAGAAGCGGCCCAGGGCCTCGCGGTCGAAGGGCTTGACGATGAAATCATGGGCCCCGAGCTGGATGCACTCGGCCAGTTTGGTCCGCTGATCGACGGCGCTGACCATCACGATCCGGGCCTGCGGGTCGGCGCCGCGGATCGTCCGCAGCGCCTCGACGCCGTCCATTTCGGGCATCACGATGTCGAGCGTGACGAGGTCCGGCGCGAGCTCACGGTAGCGGGCCACGGCCTCGACTCCCGTGGTCGCCTCGCCGGCGATCTCCCAGCCCGCCTTGCGGGCGATGTCCTTGATCATGGTCCGCATGATCAGTGCGTCGTCGACGACGAGGAGCCGCGGTTTCCGGCCGGCAGTCATGGGTGTCTCCCGGTGTGATGGGGTGTCAGACGGTCGTCGGCGGCAGGCCGAGCGATTCGATGGTCAGTTCGGTGGTGGCGATGTCGAACGACAGCCGGCGGCCGCGGGAGCCGCCGCACTCGCGAGCCAGCACTGGGATGCCGAGCAGGCCCAGGGCCTGCTCGATGGCGCGGACGTTCTGGTCGCCGATGGGGATGCCCGCCTGCGTCGCGAACATCCGCGCCCCTCCGGCCATCTTGGCCGAGAGCCGGAGCGTCGCGCCGCCGGCGAGCGCCGTCAGCAGCCGCAGCATCTCGGGGATCGCGGTATCAACGTACTTGCCGGCCGGCGTCCCCGCGCCCTGCGAGTCGGGCAGCATGATGTGGGCCAGGCCGGCGATGCGGATCCGCCGGTCGTAGAGGGCCAGACCGACGCAGGAGCCGACGAACGTGCGCAACTGCCCCTGATCCCGGCCGACGCCGATCTCCCCGATGCCCAGCGCGGCGGCATGAAAGCGTGCGCTCTCCGCGGGTCGGGGCGTGGTCATGTGTTCGTGGCCGCCGCGGGCACGAGCAGCAAAGAGCAGGTGATCGGCGTGTCTTCGATCGTGAAGTCGGTATGCGTGAGATACACGTGGTCCGCCACGGTGGCCTGGGGAAGGACCGCGGTCTCCATGATCGCGCCGGCATAGTCGCGGGCGAACCACGGGGGCGACGGCAGCAACGACCGGTCGCCGGCGGCGGACGCCGCCGCAGCCAAGGCGTTGAGGTAGGCACAGCCGATGATGTTGGCCGTCTCGACCAGGGCGGATGTCTCCAGCTCGCCCCAGTCCGCCGCGGTCCCGGCCGCCTGGCCGAGGAGCAGATCGGCGAGGGCCAGACCGCTCGCATCGTCGCAGGCGAGCAGGAGCACCCCCTCCATGGGGCCGTCGATCCGCATCGCGCAGGCAGCGAGCGGCAGGTCGAGGGGCCCAAGCAGGCTGACGGCCTCCTCGAGCGGCACGGAGCGGACATCGCGGATCGCGATCCGCGCCGGACGGCCGAGCCACTTCGACAGGGCGGCCGAGGCCCGCTCGGCGGCCTGGCGGAAGAGAGCGGCGTGGCTGGAGAGCGTTTCGGGCTGCATGTCGGGATGATCCGCTGGTGTGTGCTGCCGGCGACGGACCGCGGGGCCGCCGCTCAGCCGGCCGGTGCCGCGCCGGCGTTGGCAAGCGAGTCGCCGGTCCGCCGGCCGAGATCGAGGCAGGCTGCCACGTCGAGAAGCAGGCAGACAGACCCGTCACCGAGGATACTCGCTCCCCCGAGCCCGCGGATATGGATGAAGTTCTCGTCGAGCGGCTTGACGACGAGGTCCCGCCCCCCGAGCACCTCGTCCACCCGGAGGCCGACCGCGCGGCTGCCGGACTGGAGCACGGCGACGTGCCCGCCGTCAGCCGCGGCCGGCGCGGCCTTCGGCCAGGTGAACAGGTCAGCGATGCCCAGGAGCGGGAGCAGTTCACCGCGGATGTCGCAGACCCGCCGCCCTTCGACGACGACGCTGCGCTGGCCGGCGGCGTGCGTGATCTCCCGGACATGCTCGACGGGCACGGCCAGCACCCCTTGTGGCAGACGAAACACCATGCACCGCGCGATCGTCAGCGTGAGCGGAAGGCGGATCGTGAACCGCGTCCCCCGGCCGGGCCTGGTATCGACCTCGATCGTGCCGTTGAGGCCGTTGATCCGCGTCCGCACGATGTCCATGCCCACGCCGCGGCCCGAGATGTCGGAGACCGCCGCGGCCGTGCTGAATCCGGGCTCGAAGATCAGGGCGATCGCTTCGTCGTCCGAAAGGGCATCGGCCGTCACGGCGGCGATCACGCCCCGTTCCCGGGCCACCTGCCGGACCCGCGCGACGTCGATGCCGCCGCCGTCGTCCTCGACCGTGATGAAGACGTTGTTGCCCCGGTGGGCGGCCGAGAGCCGCACCGTCGCAACCTCGGGCTTGCCCCGGGCCTGGCGGACCGCGGCCGACTCGACGCCGTGGTCGATGCAGTTTCTCAACAGGTGCGTGAGCGGATCCCCGATCTCGTCGATCATCCGCTTGTCGAGTTCGGTCTTCTCGCCGACGACCTCGAGTTTCACCCGCTTCCTGAGGTCGTTGGCCATGTCGCGGACCGACCGCTTGAAGCGATTGAAGAGCGGGCCCACCGGCACCATCCGCGTGTTGAGCACGCCGCGCTGCAGGCTGGTGGAGACCCGCGTCAGCTGGTCGAGGGCCGCCGCCAGTTCGCCGAAGGCCTGCGCGCGTTCCTCCTGGAGCCGCGCCTGATCCTCGATCGCGGCCAGCTGCTCCTCGATCGCCAGCCGTTCCGGACGGCCGCCGGGCCCGCGGTCACCCTGCCCGCGCAACAGGTCGCGGATCGCCTCGGCGGCGGCCTGCGACCGGGTGACCCCGCGGGACTTGCGGAACGCCGGGGCGAGTTCGCCGGCGAGCTGCGTGAGCCGGGCCCGGTTGACGACGAGCTCGCCGGTGAGATTGAGGAGCACGTCGAGCCGATCGACGCCGACCCGCACGGTCTCCGCCAACGACGTGACCGGGACGGACTGACTGCCGGCATCGTCGCTGCCGGTTTCCGGTGCCGACGGCGGTGCCGGGGCCGGGATCGGCGCGGCACCCGCCCCCGGCACCAACGCCGTCGCGGGCTCGCGGCCCGCCTCGGCGGCGGCCGCCGGCTCGATGTCGAGCCGTTCGACGCCGTCGATGCCGGCCGTCTCTGCGATCGCAGCCCGGTCGGCGGCAGAGATGAAGATGATCTCGATGGCCGTCAGGCCAGGATGCTCCGCGAGCGCCTCCCGCGGCGGCTGGCAGTCGCGGATCGTGCCGAGGGCGGCGAGGCGGGTGAGGAGCAGTTCGGCCTTGAGCTCCGCCATCGGCAGCCCCGCCCGAAGACGCACGCCGAGCCGCCAGGCGGACGCCGCGGCTGAAGACTGGGCCGGCGGCGGCGCCGTCACCTGCTGCGGCGCGGTGATCGGCGCACTGGTGACCGGGGCCGCCGGGGATGCGGTCGCCGCCGGAGCCGTCGTCTCCAAGCCCACGACATCGTCAAGCAGCGGGCCGGCGGCCGTGATCGCCTCCCCTACCTGCAGCCGACGGTTCGCGTCGCGCAGGTAATCGACGCAGCGGAGCACGACGTTCATCGTCTCCGTGTCGAGAACCCGGCGGCCGGACCGCAGCCGCTCGAAGTGACTTTCCAGGTGATGGGTGAGCGCGGTGACCTTGTCGAGCCCGAGCAGGCCGGAGGCACCCTTGATGGAGTGGATCAGCCGAAAGGCCTCGTTGAGGCCCGTGGCGTTCGCGGGCTGGGCCTCCAGCCCGAGGAGCGTCTCCACGAGCGCGTCGAGATTCTCGTTCGTCTCGTCGAGATACAGCCGAAGGAATTCCGCCATTTCATCGGCGGACAAACCGTTTCGGAACGAGGATGACTGGGCCATCGCTGGACCGACCGCGGGGGGCCGGCTCACGGTTTCTGGTAGAGGAAGGGGGATTGTTTGCGGAGCGGGGCGACCATGTCGTGGATCCCGTCGGCGGGACCGACCACGAGGAATCCGCCCGGGGCAAGCGCTTCCACGAGGTGCCGACAGGCCTTCGCCTTCGACTCACGATCGAAATAGATCATCACGTTGCGGATGAAGATGCAGTCCTGACGCGGACCGGGCAGCGGCTCGAGGAGGTTGTGCCGCCGGAACTCGCACCAGGCCCGCAGCGGCTGCGCGACGGTCCACTCCTCGCCCTCGGCCGTCGTCGTGAAGCAGCGCCGCAGCCGGGCCGGGGAGACGTGTTCCAGCGACCGCTTCTGGTACCGGGCCCGGCGGGCCGCGGCCAGCGCCGTCTCGCTGATGTCGGTGCCGAGCAGCGCGATCTGCCAGCCCGCCAGCCGGCCGGCCGCCTCGGCGAGGCAGATGGCGACCGAATACAGTTCCTCCCCCGAACTGCAGGCCGCCGACCAGATCCGCAGGGAGCGGTCGTGCCGGCCCGCCGCAGCCCGGGCCAGCAGGTCGTCGAGGAAGCCGCCGGCGAGCCATTCGAAGTGGCTCTCCGTGCGGAAGAAATGCGTCTCGTTGGTGGTGACGGCGTCGATGAACTGCTCCAGCTCGCCCGGCAGCCGCCGCGCCGTCAGCAGCCGGTAGTAGTCTTCGAACGACTCCAGACCGTGCGACTTGAGCCGGCGCCGGATCCGGTTGCTGAGCAGGGTGATCTTGCCATCCTGCATGTGGATGCCCGTCTCGCGGTAGATGAACTGCCGGAACCGGGCAAACTGCTCCGGCGTCAGCTTGGTCAGTTCCCACACGGGCCGCTCCCTCGCTGACGCACGTCAGACCGTGAACCGCTTGACGAGGTTCCGCAGCCCCTGGGCCTGGGCTCCGAGTTCCTCGGCGCTGGCGGCCATCTCCTCCGCCGAGGCGGCGTTCGCCTCGGTCGTCTGCGACACCGAGCGGATCGCCATCTTCACCTCGCTGGCGCTGGCCGCCTGGGACTCGGTTGCCGAGGCGATGGCGTGGATGCCCGTGGCGGTCGTGGCGACGGCGGCCACGATCGCCTCCAGCGAATGGCCGACCTTTTCCGAAAGCCCCGCCCCCTCCTGCACCCGCTTGGTGGACTCCTTGATCAGGGCCGTGATCTCCTTGGCCGCCTCGCTGGCCCGCTCGGCGAGCTTGCGGACTTCGTCGGCGACCACGGCGAAGCCCAGGCCATGCTCGCCGGCCCGCGCCGCCTCGATGGCGGCGTTGAGCGCCAGCAGGTTGGTCTGGCTGGCGATGTCGCCGATCACCTGGATGATGTCGGTGATCTGCTCGGACGACTTGCGGATCAGTCCCATCGACTCGATCGCCGCGGTGACGGCATTGCCGCCAACCTGGGCCATCCGCTTCGTCTCCTCCGCCTGTCCGCGGGAATCGGCCGCCCCCTTCGAGATGGCGTCGATCGAGCCCACGAACTGCTCGACCGCCGCGGTCATCTCCTCGACGCTCGCCGCCTGCGACTGGGCGCCCTCGCTGAGACCGCTCGAGCTCTCCGCGATCATCCGCGCCCCCTCGTTCTGCTGATCGGCGGCCTCGGAGATCTGGCGGACGAGATCCCGCAGTTCCTGGAACATGGCGTTTGCCCGGGCGGCGAGCCGGCCCATGTCGTCAGCGCCGTCGAAGTCGATCGTGCGGGAAAGATCTCCCTGCGCGACCGCCTCGAAGACATCGACGACCGCCTTGACCTTGTGCTCCAGATCCTCCTGGTTGCGGACGATCTCGTGCTGCTGGGCCTCCTCGCGTTCGCGGCTCCGGACCTGGGCGGTGATCAACTCCCAGGTGATCATCGGCCCGAGGTAGGCGCCGCTGCGGTCCCGGACCGCCGACGCCGTCAGGTCGACCCACTCGTCGCCGAGGGGAAACGAGGTGCGGTGCGGAAGATTCCCCGGATCGGCGAGCAACGCCCGCTGGTGCTCGGGCCGCTTGTGGAATATGTCGAACGACCGACCCACCACCTCTTCGGCCCGGCAGGGGAGGAATTTTTCCAGCCGGCGCAGGGACGTCATCGAGGCGGGATTCGCGTACACGATCGTGCCCGTGAGATCGGCGAGCATGAGGCCGACGGAGGTGTTTTCCACCATCTGCCAGAACCGCTGCTGAATCGCCCGGTCGGCGTCGCGCTCGATCCGGTCAGCGGTGACGTCGATGGCATATTTCACGACACCCTTGACCACGCCCCGGGCACCGATGACCGGGCTGTAGGTGCCGCGAATCCAGACCCGCTGCCCGTCCTTGGCCACCCGGCAGAATTCGCCATTCATGAACTCTCCGCCCCGCAGCCGGGCCCAGAAGTCGCGATACGCCTGGCTGGCCCGGGCGGCGTCATCCACGAACATCTCGTGATGGCGGCCGCGGACCTCGGCGAGGCTGTAGCCCAGCAGGGCGAGGAACACGTCGTTGGCGTCGATGATCGTGCCGTCGGGCGCGAACTCCACGCGGGCGAGCGAGCGGTCGAGGGCGGCCTTGATGCCGGCCGGCGTGAACGAGCGGAGGGTCGGGGCCATGTCAGGGGGTTCCGGGCGGGGCGGGGCTGGGGCTTGGGTGCGGCAGACCGGCGGGGTGCACGACGTCGAGTTGGGCCGGTTCGAGCAGCGTATCGACGTCGAGAATGATGCACAGCGCGTCGCCGTCGCGGGCGAAGCCCGTGACGGCACTGCGGCCGCCGGCGGACACCGCCTCGGGGGGCGGCTGGATCTGCTCGGCCGCGATCCGCATGACCCGCGACACCGAGTCCACGAGGCAGCCCATGATCCGCGACCCGACGGCGACGACGATGGTCCGGGTCTCGGCGTCGATCGGCCGGCGCGGCAGGCCGAAGAGGACGCGGAGATTGACGATCGGGATGATCGTGCCCCGCAGGTTGCTCACGCCCTCGACGGCGGCGGGCACGTCGGGCAGCTGGGCGACCCGCGTGGGAATCACGATCTCGCGGATGCGATCGATGCGGAACGCGTACGCCTGGCCCGCCAGTTCGAAGCCCACGAACTGCACGGTGCGGCTGGCGGTCGGCGGGGCGGTGGGCAGGGATTCCATGCGTCGTGGGTCGCTTGTGGGTGCAGAGGATCCGGCAACGTTCGCACCGCCGGGGGATCCCCGTCCTGCAGCAAAGAGGATATAGCCTCGAAAGTGGTGCCGTTCAACTTTTGCCAGCCGGAACGTCCGCTGGCCTCGGCATGTCCGGCATATCCGCTGCCACGCGACCGGCCTGCGGCCTGCCGGCGGGTCCGAGCCCGGGGTAGGATGTTCCGCATGAGCCTGCGCCGTCTTTCCGTCGTCGTCGCCGAAGATTCCGCCCTCTATCGCCAGATGCTGCTGAACGTCCTGCAGCGGATCCCGGGCGTCGAGGTGGTGGGCGTGGCCGCGGACGGGATCGAGGCCCTGGCCAAGGTCGTCGAGTTCCAGCCCGACGTCCTCACGCTGGACGTGCAGATGCCGCAGCTCGATGGGCTCGGCGTGCTCCGCGAGCTGCGCCGCCGCGGCAGCCGCACGAAGGCGATCATGGTCAGCAGCCTGACGGCCGCCGGCGCCCCGACCACGGTCGAGGCGCTGTTGGAGGGGGCCTTCGACGTCGTGCCGAAGCCCGTCGGCGTCGATCCCCACGTCGCCCGCGTTGCCATCCACGAGGCCCTCGTCGAGAAGCTGGCCGCGGTCGCCGACACGCTGCTTGGCCCGACCGCGACCGAGGGGAGTGCCGGTCCGGCCCCGGATCGGGTTGGAAGCCGGGCCATCGACGCCGTCGCGATCGGCACGTCCACCGGTGGACCGCAGGCTCTGCGGAGCCTGATCCCGGCGCTGCCGGCGGATTTGCCGGTGCCGCTGTTCGTCGTCCAGCACATGCCCGCCGGATTCACCGCTTCGCTGGCCGCACGGCTCGACGACCTTGCCCCGCTGCGGGTCGTGGAGGCGGTCCATGGCATGCCCGTCACGGCCGGCTGCGTGCACGTGGCGGCCGGCGGCTGGCATCTGACGGTCGACCGGCAGCGGGAGGCCGTGCAGTGCGTGCTCGACGCCGGCCCGCTCCGGCTCGGCTGCCGGCCGTCGTTCGACTCGCTCCTGGAATCGCTGGTGCCCGTCTACGGCTCCCGGCTGATGGCAGTCGTGCTCACCGGCATGGGGCACGACAGTTTGGCCGGCTGTCGTGTGGTGAAGGCCGCCGGCGGCTTCGTCGTCGCCCAGTCGGCCGCGGGCTGCACGGTGTACGGCATGCCGAAGGCGGTCGCCGCGGCGGGTCTGGCCGACGCGGTGTTGCCGCTGGAATCGATTCCGGCCGCGATCACGGCCTGTGTCCGCGGCCGCAGCCCCCGCTGACGACCGCGACCGCAGGTCGAAAGCCGGCCCACGAACTGGATCGGCGGGCGTCGATCGAGCGGGGGAAACCGCGGCCGGTGCTCAACGGGGCAGGCTCGGTGCTGGGGATTCCTTCGAAAGTCATCCTCTGGGACCATCGCGCCGACAATCACGCCGTCTCGGCGGCGACGGAGGAGTCGATCCGCCGCTATCTCGACGCCAACGATCTGGACCACGTGAAGGTGCGGATCAACCAGTACGCCCCGCTCGATGACTGGCGGAGACTGCGGGCCAACAAGACCGTCGGCTGGGGGTATCGCTACACGCGCCCATCGGCATGGCGTGTTTCACAGCCGTGCCGACGGCGATCATGAAGCCGATCACGTGGTCGCGACAAGCCTCCTGTCTCAGAGTTCCCGGCCGTCGCCGAAGTCGGCCATCCACACCAACCGAGCGCGGTCGAGTTTGCCCTGGGCTGTGAGTGGCCAGCGGTCGACGCGAAAAAAGCTGACGGGCACCGAAAGCGGTTCCAGGCGGGCGGCGGCCCAGGCGGCCAAGGCCTCCGCGCCGGGATCGACGGCGCTGGGGCGGAGTTCGTAGAACGCCACGGGCACCTGGCCCTCGCGTTCATCCGCGGCCCCCACCACCGCGGCGGTCGCCACGCCGGGATGCGAGAGGATCGCGTCCTCCACCATCGCCGGGGCCACCTTGAACCCCCCGCGCGAGATCATGTCCTTCTGCCTGCCCGCGAACCAGAGGAAGCCATCTTCGTCGGTCGAGGCCAGGTCCTCGGTGTCGAGCCAGCCCGACCTGAGCATCCGATGCGTGGCCAGCGTGTCGTTCCAGTAGCCGACCATCATGTCGGGGGTGCGCACGAGAACCCGTCCCACCTCGCCCGGAGGCGTGTCCGCGCCGCTCTCGGTCACCACCCGCACCGCGACGCCCATCATCGCCTGCCCGATCGACCCCGGCTTGGAAGGGCCGTGCGGCGGGCTGATGCAATAAAAGCCCGTTTCCGTCATGCCGCAGATTTCGAGCAACGGCTTGCGCACCACATCCTTCATAAGCGCATGGACTGCAGCCGGGCATGTGTCACCACCCACGATCCAGTATCGCAGTCGGCTGAAATCGGCCGCCCGCGCCGCGGCGT of the Planctomycetia bacterium genome contains:
- a CDS encoding response regulator, which codes for MTAGRKPRLLVVDDALIMRTMIKDIARKAGWEIAGEATTGVEAVARYRELAPDLVTLDIVMPEMDGVEALRTIRGADPQARIVMVSAVDQRTKLAECIQLGAHDFIVKPFDREALGRFFASLVR
- the cheD gene encoding chemoreceptor glutamine deamidase CheD, whose amino-acid sequence is MTTPRPAESARFHAAALGIGEIGVGRDQGQLRTFVGSCVGLALYDRRIRIAGLAHIMLPDSQGAGTPAGKYVDTAIPEMLRLLTALAGGATLRLSAKMAGGARMFATQAGIPIGDQNVRAIEQALGLLGIPVLARECGGSRGRRLSFDIATTELTIESLGLPPTTV
- a CDS encoding chemotaxis protein methyltransferase, with the translated sequence MWELTKLTPEQFARFRQFIYRETGIHMQDGKITLLSNRIRRRLKSHGLESFEDYYRLLTARRLPGELEQFIDAVTTNETHFFRTESHFEWLAGGFLDDLLARAAAGRHDRSLRIWSAACSSGEELYSVAICLAEAAGRLAGWQIALLGTDISETALAAARRARYQKRSLEHVSPARLRRCFTTTAEGEEWTVAQPLRAWCEFRRHNLLEPLPGPRQDCIFIRNVMIYFDRESKAKACRHLVEALAPGGFLVVGPADGIHDMVAPLRKQSPFLYQKP
- a CDS encoding methyl-accepting chemotaxis protein, which gives rise to MAPTLRSFTPAGIKAALDRSLARVEFAPDGTIIDANDVFLALLGYSLAEVRGRHHEMFVDDAARASQAYRDFWARLRGGEFMNGEFCRVAKDGQRVWIRGTYSPVIGARGVVKGVVKYAIDVTADRIERDADRAIQQRFWQMVENTSVGLMLADLTGTIVYANPASMTSLRRLEKFLPCRAEEVVGRSFDIFHKRPEHQRALLADPGNLPHRTSFPLGDEWVDLTASAVRDRSGAYLGPMITWELITAQVRSREREEAQQHEIVRNQEDLEHKVKAVVDVFEAVAQGDLSRTIDFDGADDMGRLAARANAMFQELRDLVRQISEAADQQNEGARMIAESSSGLSEGAQSQAASVEEMTAAVEQFVGSIDAISKGAADSRGQAEETKRMAQVGGNAVTAAIESMGLIRKSSEQITDIIQVIGDIASQTNLLALNAAIEAARAGEHGLGFAVVADEVRKLAERASEAAKEITALIKESTKRVQEGAGLSEKVGHSLEAIVAAVATTATGIHAIASATESQAASASEVKMAIRSVSQTTEANAASAEEMAASAEELGAQAQGLRNLVKRFTV
- the cheW64H-1 gene encoding chemotaxis protein CheW produces the protein MESLPTAPPTASRTVQFVGFELAGQAYAFRIDRIREIVIPTRVAQLPDVPAAVEGVSNLRGTIIPIVNLRVLFGLPRRPIDAETRTIVVAVGSRIMGCLVDSVSRVMRIAAEQIQPPPEAVSAGGRSAVTGFARDGDALCIILDVDTLLEPAQLDVVHPAGLPHPSPSPAPPGTP
- the cheB gene encoding chemotaxis response regulator protein-glutamate methylesterase, giving the protein MSLRRLSVVVAEDSALYRQMLLNVLQRIPGVEVVGVAADGIEALAKVVEFQPDVLTLDVQMPQLDGLGVLRELRRRGSRTKAIMVSSLTAAGAPTTVEALLEGAFDVVPKPVGVDPHVARVAIHEALVEKLAAVADTLLGPTATEGSAGPAPDRVGSRAIDAVAIGTSTGGPQALRSLIPALPADLPVPLFVVQHMPAGFTASLAARLDDLAPLRVVEAVHGMPVTAGCVHVAAGGWHLTVDRQREAVQCVLDAGPLRLGCRPSFDSLLESLVPVYGSRLMAVVLTGMGHDSLAGCRVVKAAGGFVVAQSAAGCTVYGMPKAVAAAGLADAVLPLESIPAAITACVRGRSPR